In Aspergillus fumigatus Af293 chromosome 2, whole genome shotgun sequence, a genomic segment contains:
- a CDS encoding sulfite reductase (NADPH) subunit beta, whose translation MASISSAAEAAARVAYLVSDTILSVQPSLQTDSLFSKPLKALKASNARSILPRSAPEVVAVRSNEDPLLSAFHPLQAGDAVSVVTGSSVLLSSVPRLYRLANSPIVIHVALEPSPFPDFSVISSIRQCGFTFLHSETIQEAQDIAITAHALAHRSGKGVIHFFDPANSANEDAIEAENVDVIKSLLNLGRSTESQSGAQTLYADSGRVATVSDEIAESSAAQGGIASTLAPPAQTPSSVSVDNSSVGSSRRDSSTDSHATSSAATTVDAATSVRPVSAADIFEWTAQIWRILSQSTGRTYRAIEYTGPSDAKSAIFIFGSTGVFVDVLAKAEANSELENIGLITARLYRPWVGGQIVNSIPSSVEKIAVLEQVRKTTKWGPSFMDLLSSLTPPAGRPTPQIVGYRLGYVEPSTAVQALRGIVQNLNSSSPIQNLEIGSAKAPATEHSLEQPHVENAYLKILNQLFAERLYIANQLGSQNAGISSTIAASPEYGFGSLIARKERRQRFVREVEEASKSTDFTSDSRSSLSNWALNVKDASKANKLASEVIETLSKDESQLAKKLLESKKLFFEESQWLIGSDAWAYDLGNSGVHHVLASGENVNMLIIDSQPYSERAAADPTRRKKDIGLYAMNFGNAYVASVAVYGSYTQVLQAMAEAEQFKGPSVVVAYLPYNQENDSALTVLQETKKAIDLGYWPLYRWNPENETKGEPKFALDSDRLRRELEEFLRRDNQLTQLMNRKPKFSAVLSESYGTEVRALQKRKAKDSYEQLLEGLFGAPLTILFASDGGNAQTLAKRLGNRGRARGLKTMVIAMDDYPAEDLATEENVVFITSTAGQGEFPQNGRSLWEVIKNSGDLDLSTIKYSVFGLGDSHYWPRKEDKIYYNKPAKDLDARIAFLGGRKLTDIGLGDDQDPDAYQTGYSEWEPRLWQALGVDKVEGLPEEPAPLTNEDIKIQSNYLRGTIAEGLLDETTGAISASDQQLTKFHGTYMQDDRDVRDERKAQGLEPAYSFMIRCRLPGGVATPLQWIQMDEISSAYGNETMKLTTRQTFQFHGVIKRNLRSAMRAINKALMTTIAACGDVNRNVMCSSLPELSYFHRETHAVAKKISDHLLPATTAYHEIWLKDDDDNKVQVAGDAVQDHEPLYGPTYLPRKFKITIAIPPHNDTDVYAHDIGLIAIKGADGHLEGFNVLAGGGMGTTHNNKKTYPQTGRMFGYVPADQAHIVCEKIMLVQRDFGDRKNRKHARLKYTIDDMGVETFKGKVEALLPDGLRFAEPRPFKFTSNVDTFGWQKDEKGLNHFTFFIENGRVEDTAEFTMRSGLRELAKLDKGEFRLTGNQHLILSNIKDEDLPAVKEIMAKHKLDNTSFSGLRLSSSACVAFPTCGLAMAESERYLPVLISKLESTLEEVGLARDSIVMRMTGCPNGCARPWLAEVAFVGKAYGAYNMYLGGGYHGQRLNKLYRQSIKEDEILEIMKGLLKRYALERNTDGETPERFGDWCIRAGIINKTTDGTNFHEGVAEEDEE comes from the exons ATGGCATCCAtttcatctgctgcggaAGCAG CTGCACGAGTTGCCTACCTTGTCAGCGACACCATCCTCTCCGTTCAGCCATCTCTGCAGACAGATTCTTTGTTTTCAAAGCCCCTCAAGGCTCTGAAGGCGAGCAATGCTCGTAGCATCCTTCCTAGATCTGCACCTGAG GTGGTAGCGGTACGCTCTAATGAAGACCCTCTACTTTCTGCCTTCCATCCACTGCAGGCAGGCGACGCAGTTTCCGTCGTCACCGGCTCCTCTGTCCTGCTTTCATCCGTTCCTCGCCTCTACCGTTTAGCGAACTCCCCAATCGTCATTCATGTCGCCCTGGAGCCCTCCCCATTCCCAGATTTCTCCGTCATCAGCTCGATACGCCAGTGTGGCTTTACCTTCTTGCATTCCGAGACAATCCAGGAGGCACAGGATATTGCCATCACCGCTCATGCTCTAGCCCACAGATCCGGAAAGGGTGTTATTCATTTCTTTGACCCCGCCAACTCCGCGAATGAGGATGCCATTGAAGCAGAAAATGTGGACGTTATCAAATCTCTGCTCAACCTGGGCAGAAGCACTGAGTCTCAGTCTGGGGCACAGACATTATATGCCGACTCCGGTCGCGTAGCCACCGTGTCTGACGAGATTGCGGAGAGCTCCGCTGCCCAAGGTGGCATTGCTTCCACCCTTGCGCCGCCAGCCCAGACTCCTTCAAGCGTCAGTGTTGATAACTCATCCGTCGGATCGTCACGGAGAGATAGCAGCACGGACAGCCATGCCACCAGCTCTGCAGCCACAACCGTTGATGCTGCAACTTCGGTCCGTCCGGTCAGCGCTGCCGACATCTTCGAGTGGACCGCCCAGATCTGGAGGATTCTGTCCCAGAGCACTGGACGCACCTACCGCGCGATTGAATACACTGGTCCCTCGGATGCCAAGTCGGCCATTTTCATCTTTGGCTCCACCGGAGTATTCGTTGATGTTCTCGCAAAGGCGGAAGCCAACAGTGAGCTCGAGAACATCGGACTCATCACCGCTCGTCTTTACCGTCCTTGGGTCGGAGGCCAGATTGTGAATTCCATTCCCAGCTCTGTAGAGAAGATTGCCGTTCTCGAGCAGGTTCGCAAGACTACCAAGTGGGGTCCGTCATTCATGGAtctcttgtccagcttgacCCCCCCTGCTGGCAGACCAACCCCTCAAATTGTTGGGTACAGACTTGGATATGTCGAGCCGTCTACTGCAGTTCAGGCACTGCGCGGTATCGTTCAAAACTTGAACTCTTCCTCCCCTATTCAGAATCTCGAGATCGGCAGCGCCAAAGCCCCCGCCACTGAGCATTCCCTGGAACAGCCTCACGTTGAGAACGCCTACCTGAAGATCCTGAACCAACTATTTGCTGAGCGCCTTTACATTGCAAATCAGTTGGGCTCTCAGAACGCTGGCATTTCGTCCACTATCGCGGCGAGCCCTGAATATGGATTCGGTTCGCTGATCGCCAGAAAGGAGCGCCGTCAGCGCTTCGTCCgggaagtcgaagaagctTCAAAGTCCACTGACTTCACCTCAGATTCCAGATCATCGTTGTCCAATTGGGCGCTGAATGTCAAGGACGCTTCAAAGGCGAACAAGCTGGCTTCAGAAGTGATTGAGACTCTGTCCAAGGACGAGTCTCAGCTAGCTAAGAAGCTCCTTGAGTCGAAGAAGCTCTTCTTTGAAGAGTCCCAATGGCTCATCGGTTCCGACGCGTGGGCTTATGATCTTGGCAACTCTGGTGTGCATCATGTTCTCGCCTCCGGAGAGAATGTCAACATGCTTATTATTGACTCCCAACCTTACTCGGAGCGTGCTGCTGCCGACCCAACTCgcaggaagaaggacatCGGATTGTACGCCATGAACTTTGGCAATGCTTACGTCGCCTCTGTTGCCGTCTATGGCTCCTACACCCAGGTTCTCCAGGCAATGGCCGAGGCCGAGCAATTCAAGGGTCCTTCCGTCGTTGTCGCCTATCTACCCTACAACCAGGAAAATGACTCTGCTCTCACCGTTCTTCAAGAAACGAAAAAGGCCATTGACCTTGGATACTGGCCTTTGTACCGCTGGAACCCTGAGAATGAAACGAAAGGCGAACCCAAATTCGCTCTCGACTCCGATCGTCTCAGACGGGAGCTCGAGGAGTTCCTTCGCAGAGACAACCAACTCACTCAGCTCATGAACCGGAAACCCAAGttctctgctgttctctctGAATCATACGGCACTGAAGTCCGCGCCCTGCAGAAGCGTAAGGCCAAGGATTCGTATGAGCAGCTGCTTGAGGGTCTTTTTGGAGCGCCTTTGACAATCCTCTTTGCTTCTGATGGCGGTAACGCTCAAACTCTCGCCAAGCGCCTCGGAAATCGAGGTCGAGCTAGAGGATTGAAGACCATGGTCATAGCCATGGATGACTACCCGGCTGAGGATCTCGCGACAGAGGAGAATGTGGTTTTCATTACCAGTACTGCTGGCCAGGGTGAATTCCCTCAGAACGGTCGCAGCCTCTGGGAAGTCATAAAGAACTCTGGTGATTTGGATCTCTCTACTATCAAGTACTCTGTCTTTGGTCTTGGTGACAGCCACTACTGGCCCCGCAAGGAGGATAAGATCTATTACAACAAGCCTGCCAAGGATCTCGACGCTCGTATCGCTTTCCTTGGTGGCCGCAAGCTCACGGATATTGGTCTCGGTGACGATCAGGACCCAGATGCTTACCAAACCGGCTACTCTGAGTGGGAGCCTCGCctttggcaagctctaggCGTCGACAAGGTAGAAGGTCTTCCAGAGGAGCCCGCGCCCCTGACCAATGAGGACATCAAGATCCAGTCCAACTACCTGCGCGGTACCATTGCTGAGGGCTTGTTGGATGAGACCACAGGTGCCATTTCCGCTAGTGACCAACAGTTGACCAAGTTCCACGGCACCTACATGCAGGATGATCGTGATGTTCGCGATGAGCGGAAGGCTCAGGGTCTTGAGCCAGCCTACAGTTTCATGATCCGTTGTCGGCTTCCTGGTGGTGTTGCTACTCCCTTGCAATGGATTCAGATGGACGAGATCAGCAGCGCATACGGAAACGAGACTATGAAGCTCACCACAAGACAAACCTTCCAGTTCCACGGTGTCATCAAGCGTAACCTTCGTTCCGCCATGCGTGCTATCAACAAGGCGCTCATGACAACTATTGCTGCTTGCGGTGATGTCAACCGTAACGTCATGTGCAGTTCTCTGCCCGAGCTTTCCTACTTTCACCGCGAAACCCATGCAGTTGCTAAGAAGATTAGCGACCACCTGCTTCCTGCCACTACCGCCTATCATGAGATTTGGCtgaaggatgatgacgacaacAAGGTCCAAGTGGCAGGAGATGCGGTTCAGGACCACGAGCCTCTGTACGGTCCCACGTACCTTCCTCGAAAGTTTAAGATCACCATCGCCATTCCTCCTCACAACGATACTGATGTCTATGCGCATGATATTGGTCTGATCGCCATCAAGGGCGCTGACGGACACCTTGAGGGCTTCAATGTCCTCGCTGGTGGTGGTATGGGTACAACTCacaacaacaagaagactTACCCTCAGACCGGTCGTATGTTTGGTTACGTGCCAGCTGATCAGGCTCACATTGTCTGTGAGAAGATTATGCTCGTCCAGCGGGACTTTGGTGACCGCAAGAACCGTAAGCACGCTCGTCTCAAGTATACCATTGACGACATGGGAGTTGAGACCTTCAAGGGCAAGGTGGAGGCCCTCCTTCCCGATGGTTTGCGATTTGCTGAACCCCGCCCGTTCAAGTTTACTTCCAACGTCGACACCTTTGGCTGGCagaaggatgagaagggcttGAACCACTTCACCTTTTTCATCGAGAACGGTCGTGTTGAGGACACAGCTGAGTTCACCATGCGTTCGGGCCTACGGGAATTGGCCAAGCTCGACAAGGGCGAGTTCCGCCTGACTGGTAACCAGCATCTGATCCTCTCCAACATCAAAGACGAGGACTTGCCTGCTGTCAAGGAGATAATGGCCAAGCACAAGCTCGACAACACTTCCTTCAGCGGTCTGCGTCTGTCTTCCTCTGCTTGTGTCGCGTTCCCGACATGTGGTCTGGCGATGGCCGAGTCTGAGCGCTACCTTCCTGTGCTGATCTCTAAGCTGGAGTCGACCCTTGAAGAGGTTGGCTTGGCACGCGACAGCATTGTCATGCGTATGACCGGTTGCCCGAACGGTTGTGCCAGGCCCTGGCTCGCCGAGGTTGCCTTTGTCGGTAAGGCCTACGGTGCTTACAACATGTACCTTGGCGGTGGTTACCACGGACAGCGTCTTAACAAGCTGTACCGCCAGTCTAtcaaggaggatgagatccTCGAGATCATGAAGGGTCTGCTCAAGCGGTACGCACTTGAGCGCAACACTGATGGTGAGACTCCGGAGCGATTCGGAGACTGGTGTATCCGGGCTGGCATCATTAACAAGACCACGGATGGCACCAATTTCCACGAAGGG GTtgctgaggaggatgaagagtgA
- a CDS encoding inositol phosphorylceramide synthase regulatory subunit KEI1, with product MGFSARFLRVPRPETFLYVMSLETGASLITLSLLLNKISGLYGLLALLTGYHLSPVQLSMYLYSLIALGLTAYLFPHIRKQSPLQCLALAWLYLLDTVINAAYTAAFGVTWFLVISQHYDNGTAKGPGSDTISQTAGFTNPKYSSSSTNANSARSPDGLTNAVTQPESFQSIVFICLLWIIRIYFVFVMLAFARQKLRLYVAIPRHTQLPTHSRNTSIASVASVADIDREPFSPYSPDGQGWQGRLGRLMIGLGRSYWLGEDEDGAWLDSLDRKFRARGQELPGPLERERRRRSGTGPPQPSQATVQAAALQQPIPENLKMHDWTDGR from the exons ATGGGGTTTTCAGCCCGTTTCCTCCGTGTGCCGCGGCCAGAG ACATTTCTTTATGTAATGAGCCTGGAGACCGGAGCTTCTTTAATCACACTTTCCCTGCTGCTGAACAAGATCAGTGGTCTCTATGGCTTGCTCGCCTTATTGACCGGCTACCATCTGTCGCCAGTCCAGCTCTCTATGTACCTCTATTCGCTTATTGCGCTCGGTCTTACAGCATATCTCTTCCCGCATATTCGGAAACAGTCGCCCCTGCAGTGTCTCGCCCTCGCTTGGCTCTACCTCCTTGACACGGTCATTAATGCCGCGTACACAGCTGCGTTTGGTGTGACATGGTTCCTCGTTATCTCACAGCACTACGATAACGGGACCGCAAAGGGACCGGGCAGCGACACAATCTCCCAAACCGCCGGCTTCACCAACCCCAAATACAGCTCCTCGTCCACCAATGCAAACTCCGCACGAAGCCCGGATGGCCTCACGAATGCCGTCACCCAGCCCGAGAGTTTCCAAAGCATTGTGTTCATCTGCTTGCTGTGGATTATCCGCATTTACTTCGTGTTCGTCATGCTCGCCTTTGCCCGCCAGAAATTACGTCTCTACGTCGCAATCCCACGCCACACACAGCTCCCCACGCACAGCCGCAATACCTCCATCGCTAGCGTTGCTAGTGTTGCTGATATCGACCGGGAGCCGTTCTCGCCATATAGCCCTGATGGCCAAGGCTGGCAGGGCAGGCTTGGCCGTCTTATGATTGGCCTTGGTCGCAGTTACTGGCTgggcgaagatgaggacggTGCCTGGTTGGACAGCTTGGATCGCAAGTTTCGTGCTCGCGGCCAGGAGCTTCCTGGTCCTTTGgaacgagaaagaagacgcCGGTCGGGCACCGGGCCTCCACAGCCCTCGCAAGCCACTGTTCAGGCCGCTGCACTCCAGCAACCGATCCCGGAGAATCTGAAGATGCATGACTGGACTGACGGCCGGTGA
- a CDS encoding DNA-directed RNA polymerase, producing the protein MLSRVARQKTAISLLRQSNGRRLQPSVAGLRFHGNASKPSLLASASVTTPQEQTHRPSFQSNRTLATAADQSAVDQGSYASFDDSHYAPENFYDPSQQWSKLFPSLPAKELDPSSLIIVGESLQTKPKVSRKVRGIGGDEDEMLANLDVSLKVGRFDRAATLINRLGQHYPVGSSEYLAIHNRYLEKMVSHMIVTRQHNMVLPMQRWFELDMPNGGVKADATTYAIMIRMALRMLHGSKRDRAVRRYWQFAKKDNIEEEVLAVPVLSELELGELSEICSSDLQRVAIGSIGSEPAPAVAVSSQTDNLAEVRPVEQKGLGLSSLKQSLSLFLSESSPSVPADPEQKLAFDELKQRQLEADSIRSAMNRWRQEFDNRQKLGLDATAGGKKLGAIMTEWHSSLVARIKEELELVAEAEANPIRTLEQKERCEYGVYLRCLDTDTLAALTILAVMSTFSRGGMEKGLKVSAVVSTIGKDLQDELIAEAALKNEAGTDSRRLKALKELLAGRKKKGGRAKWHALVQKMQKEDATIMWSPRVTAKIGAVLMSLLFEVGKAPVTMEDPETKKKTVTMQPAFQHAYQITWGRRTGYLHLHPAIVQIVAKEPTADLLGRHLPMVCKPRPWKGMKDGGFLLYQSDIVRTTPGESLQPTYIKTALENNGLEDIRRGLDNLGSTGWTINREVLNVMLEAWNSGEAVANLAPLEPDLPLPPKPAPEAGYHAEKEWDTLVREIENRRSGLHSMRCFQNFQMELARAYRNVTFYLPHNMDFRGRAYPLPPYLNQMGADNSRGLLLFSEAKPLGASGLRWLKIQIANLSGFDKASMSEREQFTMDHLDDVLDSADKGLHGRRWWLKAEDPWQCLAACCELRNALRHPDPTQYPSRLPIHQDGSCNGLQHYAALGGDSVGAQQVNLEPSDRPSDVYTGVAEFVKKEVAREAAQGHPIAKILDGRITRKIVKQTVMTNVYGVTFMGAMRQVRKQLIDHYPDLSYEDKKNGSLYIARKIFEALGTMFNGAHEIQHWLGDCASRITTSLSPEQIEQIAKEALTPSSGRSAAKLKDPSEKFRSTVIWTTPLGLPVVQPYRVRKARRITTTLQDLSIVDTNSEDVVSKRKQLQAFPPNFIHSLDATHMIMSANACNQAGLTFSAVHDSFWTHACDVDTMNQILREAFVRMHSDDIIRRLASEFQVRYGQNLFLAKVDAGTKIGRAIRDFRKGGKKKSGKVQELLDEYKRQQLLRSDDPELQAQGRAMVTAGSVFEQLGGTDKDLAIASSLGESAVGHIPEDLAAAERKTPGLGIDTSDPAIESLFSDFQDLEPRGGEADKATGAELEDEMVAEDGAGKKKKKVRQHVWLWLPLRFRDVPAKGAWDLTRIRDSQYFFS; encoded by the exons ATGTTGTCCCGAGTCGCTCGACAAAAAACTGCCATCAGCCTATTGCGGCAGTCGAACGGACGCCGTCTACAGCCCTCGGTGGCAGGGCTACGATTTCATGGTAATGCCAGCAAACCATCATTGCTGGCAAGTGCATCTGTGACCACTCCACAGGAACAAACTCATCGACCTTCGTTTCAATCCAACCGGACTCTTGCCACTGCTGCCGACCAGTCTGCTGTCGATCAAGGATCCTATGCATCATTCGACGACTCGCACTATGCACCAGAGAATTTCTATGACCCATCACAGCAGTGGTCTAAACTGTTCCCTTCACTGCCTGCTAAAGAACTCGATCCTTCGTCCCTGATCATCGTGGGCGAGTCATTACAAACCAAACCCAAAGTATCACGGAAGGTGAGAGGGAtcggcggcgatgaggatgaaatgCTGGCCAATTTAGATGTCTCTCTTAAGGTTGGACGCTTTGATCGGGCTGCCACGCTCATTAATCGATTGGGACAACATTACCCCGTCGGTTCATCGGAGTACCTAGCTATTCACAATCGCTATCTGGAAAAGATGGTATCTCACATGATTGTTACAAGGCAGCATAATATGGTGCTGCCGATGCAGAGGTGGTTTGAACTTGATATGCCAAACGGGGGCGTAAAAGCGGATGCAACAACATATGCGATCATGATACGGATGGCACTTCGCATGCTTCATGGCTCGAAGCGAGACAGAGCTGTGCGAAGATATTGGCAATTCGCCAAGAAGGATAATATCGAGGAGGAAGTACTGGCAGTCCCTGTTCTCTCGGAATTGGAGCTCGGAGAACTCTCAGAG ATCTGCTCATCTGACCTTCAACGCGTTGCCATCGGCAGTATTGGATCTGAACCCGCACCCGCTGTCGCCGTCAGCTCGCAGACGGATAACTTGGCGGAAGTTAGGCCTGTTGAGCAAAAGGGTCTCGGGCTTTCCTCACTCAAACaatctctctccctctttttAAGCGAGTCTAGTCCCTCGGTGCCCGCTGACCCCGAACAGAAGCTGGCCTTTGATGAACTCAAACAGCGTCAACTGGAAGCTGACTCGATACGGTCTGCGATGAATCGTTGGCGTCAGGAGTTTGATAACAGACAGAAATTGGGCCTCGACGCCACCGCTGGTGGGAAGAAATTAGGAGCCATTATGACGGAGTGGCACTCTAGCCTCGTTGCTAGGATTAAGGAGGAACTTGAGCTTGTTGCTGAAGCGGAGGCGAATCCCATTCGCACTCTCGAGCAGAAAGAGCGCTGCGAATATGGTGTGTACTTGCGATGTCTGGATACAGACACTTTGGCTGCGCTTACCATTCTGGCTGTCATGTCTACTTTCAGCCGCGGTGGGATGGAAAAGGGTTTGAAAGTCTCTGCAGTTGTTTCAACTATTGGTAAAGATCTCCAGGACGAATTGATAGCGGAGGCTGCCCTCAAAAATGAAGCCGGCACAGACTCTCGGCGACTCAAGGCACTGAAGGAACTCCTAGCGGggcgcaagaagaagggcggtCGTGCCAAATGGCATGCGCTCGTTCAAAAGATGCAGAAAGAGGATGCGACGATCATGTGGTCGCCACGGGTGACTGCAAAGATCGGCGCGGTATTGATGAGCCTGCTATTCGAGGTCGGCAAGGCACCGGTGACCATGGAAGATCCCGaaacgaaaaagaaaacgGTCACGATGCAACCTGCCTTCCAGCACGCTTATCAGATCACCTGGGGAAGGCGTACGGGCTACCTCCACCTTCATCCAGCAATCGTCCAGATTGTCGCCAAAGAACCGACTGCCGATCTTCTCGGTCGGCATTTACCCATGGTCTGCAAACCCCGACCCTGGAAGGGCATGAAAGATGGGGGTTTCTTGTTGTATCAATCTGATATTGTGCGAACGACACCTGGTGAAAGTCTCCAGCCGACGTACATCAAGACTGCCTTGGAGAACAACGGCCTTGAGGACATTCGCCGGGGCTTGGACAATCTTGGCAGCACAGGGTGGACCATCAATCGCGAGGTCCTCAATGTTATGCTCGAAGCATGGAATTCTGGAGAGGCTGTCGCAAACCTTGCTCCTCTAGAACCAGACCTACCACTTCCGCCAAAACCAGCTCCTGAAGCGGGGTATCACGCTGAAAAGGAATGGGATACTCTGGTACGCGAAATTGAAAACAGGAGATCTGGGCTCCACTCGATGCGATGTTTCCAAAATTTCCAAATGGAACTTGCTCGTGCGTACAGGAATGTCACCTTTTACCTTCCGCATAACATGGACTTCCGCGGTCGTGCTTACCCACTTCCTCCGTATCTTAATCAGATGGGTGCAGACAACTCCAGAGGTCTTCTGCTGTTTAGCGAGGCGAAGCCATTGGGAGCCAGTGGTTTGAGATGGTTGAAAATTCAGATCGCGAATCTTTCGGGTTTTGACAAGGCTAGCATGTCTGAGCGTGAACAATTCACCATGGATCACTTGGACGATGTGCTTGACTCGGCGGACAAGGGTCTACACGGCAGACGCTGGTGGCTCAAGGCGGAAGATCCCTGGCAATGTTTAGCTGCCTGTTGTGAATTAAGAAACGCCCTTCGCCATCCGGATCCGACCCAGTACCCGTCCCGCTTGCCTATCCACCAGGATGGTTCGTGCAATGGGCTGCAGCATTACGCGGCACTTGGAGGTGATAGCGTCGGTGCACAGCAAGTCAATCTCGAACCATCCGATCGCCCGTCCGACGTCTACACCGGTGTTGCCGAGTTCGTTAAAAAAGAAGTTGCGCGGGAGGCAGCCCAGGGCCACCCAATCGCTAAGATCCTCGACGGAAGGATTACAAGAAAGATTGTAAAGCAGACCGTCATGACCAATGTGTACGGTGTCACGTTCATGGGAGCGATGAGACAGGTCCGCAAGCAGCTTATCGACCATTACCCCGACCTGTCCTACGAGGATAAAAAGAATGGATCGTTGTACATTGCCCGGAAAATCTTCGAAGCTCTGGGTACGATGTTCAACGGGGCGCATGAAATTCAGCATTGGCTTGGAGACTGTGCAAGTCGTATCACAACCTCACTGTCCCCCGAACAGATTGAGCAAATCGCGAAGGAGGCTTTGACGCCTTCTTCAGGTAGATCTGCAGCAAAGCTCAAGGATCCATCTGAGAAGTTTAGGTCTACAGTTATCTGGACCACGCCTCTTGGACTGCCGGTGGTCCAGCCGTACCGCGTGCGAAAGGCTCGGCGTATCACCACAACTCTTCAGGATCTGAGTATCGTCGATACTAATTCGGAAGACGTCGTTTCGAAGCGCAAACAGTTACAGGCTTTCCCGCCGAATTTCATCCACTCTCTTGATGCCACTCACATGATCATGTCTGCAAACGCCTGCAACCAAGCCGGCTTGACCTTCTCTGCAGTCCATGATTCGTTCTGGACGCACGCGTGTGACGTCGATACCATGAACCAGATCCTTCGGGAAGCCTTTGTTCGTATGCACTCGGACGATATTATCAGGAGACTCGCTTCTGAGTTTCAGGTTCGGTATGGGCAGAACCTGTTCCTTGCGAAGGTTGACGCGGGTACGAAGATTGGACGTGCAATTCGTGACTTCCGAAAAGGCGGGAAGAAGAAGTCGGGAAAGGTTCAGGAGCTTTTGGACGAGTACAAGAGACAGCAGCTTTTGAGGTCGGACGATCCAGAGTTGCAAGCGCAGGGTCGTGCCATGGTCACAGCTGGTAGCGTCTTCGAACAGCTTGGTGGAACTGATAAAGATCTGGCAATTGCGAGCTCACTCGGTGAATCAGCGGTGGGGCATATACCAGAGGATTTGGCTGCAGCGGAGCGGAAGACGCCGGGACTAGGGATTGATACGTCGGATCCTGCGATCGAGAGCTTGTTTTCGGACTTTCAGGACCTGGAACCGAGGGGCGGTGAGGCTGACAAAGCCACTGGGGCCGAGCTGGAGGATGAAATGGTGGCAGAAGACGGTgcagggaagaagaagaaaaaggttCGGCAGCATGTGTGGCTTTGGCTACCCCTGCGGTTCCGGGACGTTCCCGCCAAGGGTGCCTGGGATCTAACACGGATCCGAGACAGCCAGTATTTCTTTTCATAG